ACTGTTTTGAACTGCAAAGTTTGCAGGTCTATCTCCAAATGAACCACCACATCCAACAGTTAACTCATTTTCATATTCTAGTGAATCAGTTGCATTCCATGCATTTACCACTGGAATATTTAATTTCTCAACTACACTAATAAACTCATCATAAGCACTGTTAGTTCTTATAGCACTTCCAGCATAAATTACTGGTCTTTTTGCTTCTATGATTTTATCTATTACCTTCTGTAATACTTCATCTGTCACTGGTTTACCAAGGTCTAACTCCAATTCATCCGGATTAAAGCTGATAAGGTCATCAGTATCTATTATTGCTCCCTGTATATCTAATGGCACATCTATCCAGCATGGTCCTGGCCTGCCTATCATTGCCAAATATAATGCTTTTTCAAGGCAGTATTTTATCTTGTTAGGGTCAGTCACCATTTCCGCATATTTTGTCATTGAATCTACTGTGGATACTATGTCCCATTCCTGGTCCCCTAATTGTCTTAGGTCTAATCCTGTGCTAGCTACTGTCATCTCATATTTTACCTGTCCTGATATTACTAGCATTGGTATGGAATCCAGATAGGCTCCCAGTACGCCTGTTATTGCATTAGTTCCTCCGGGTCCTGTTGTTACACATACTGCCGGTAATTTGTTTGACATTCTATAGTAGCCTTCAGCTGCGATTGTACATGCTTGTTCATGATGATTGTGTATACAGTGTAGGTCTTTATTATGTCCAAATCCATCATTCAGATGCATCGCACCTCCACCTACAACTGTGAATAAGGTGGTTATATCATGTTCTACTAAAAATTGTGCTATGTAATCTGCTACTCTTATCTTCATCTTTTGCCTCTGAAATATTATATTATTATATTGTTTTGTTATCTTTGTACTCTTCCTGTACCATTACCTTTACTAAGATTTTCTACTTCTTCAACTGTGACTATGTTAAAGTCTCCTTCAATGGAATGTTTTAAACAGCTTGCCGCCGTTGCAAATTCTAGTGAATCCTGTAGTGACATTTTCTGTAGGATTCCGTAGATTAATCCTGCTGCAAAACTATCTCCTCCACCTACACGGTCTACTATGTGAATGGAGTATTCTTTTGGCTGATATATTTTTGCACCGTCATATAGTATTGATGTGAATTTATTATCACTTGCTGATATGGATGTTCTTAGTGTGCATGCTACTATTTTACAGCCAAATTTATCATGTATCTGTTTTGCTACACTTTCATATCCCTGATAGTTTATTTTTCCTTTTTCTACGTCAGTATTTTCAGCTTTTATTCCAAATACTTTATCTATATCTTCCTCGTTAGCTATGCATACATCTACGTATGGCATGATTTCTGTCATTATCTTATTTGCCTCTGTAGTTGTCCATAGTTTTGAACGGTAATTAAGGTCACAGCTTACTGTGACGTTATGTTGTTTTGCTTTTTTACATGCGGTGATACATATCTGGGATAATTGCTTGCTTAATGCTGGCGTTATTCCTGAGAAATGGAACCATTCTGCATCGTTAAATATTTCATCCCAGTTAAAATCAGTTGGTTTTGCCTGTGATATTGAGGAGTATGCTCTGTCATATATTACTTTGGATGGTCTTTGACTTGCACCTTTTTCCATGTAGTATATTCCCAGACGTTCTCCTCCACGTACTATACTATTTGTATCTACATTGTATTGTCTTAATGTGTTTATAGCGGCTTGTCCTATTTCATTAGACGGTATTTTTGTTATGAATACTGAGTTTATTCCATAATTAGCTAATGAGATAGCTACGTTTGCTTCGCTTCCACCATAATTTACATCAAATTTATTTGCTTGGAGAAATCTGTAATAGCCCTCGGGGGATAATCTTAGCATTATTTCTCCAAATGTCACTACTTTATTCATATAATCACTATAATTCTACATCAACTCTGCTTTTAAGGTCATCGAATCTTTGTTTGTCTTCATCTACTATTGACT
This genomic interval from Candidatus Methanosphaera massiliense contains the following:
- a CDS encoding sugar kinase; this translates as MNKVVTFGEIMLRLSPEGYYRFLQANKFDVNYGGSEANVAISLANYGINSVFITKIPSNEIGQAAINTLRQYNVDTNSIVRGGERLGIYYMEKGASQRPSKVIYDRAYSSISQAKPTDFNWDEIFNDAEWFHFSGITPALSKQLSQICITACKKAKQHNVTVSCDLNYRSKLWTTTEANKIMTEIMPYVDVCIANEEDIDKVFGIKAENTDVEKGKINYQGYESVAKQIHDKFGCKIVACTLRTSISASDNKFTSILYDGAKIYQPKEYSIHIVDRVGGGDSFAAGLIYGILQKMSLQDSLEFATAASCLKHSIEGDFNIVTVEEVENLSKGNGTGRVQR